From uncultured Pseudodesulfovibrio sp.:
TCCCAGACGTTTGAACCAGCTCCAGGTATCAAAGTAACCTATATGAATGCGGGGCATATTCTTGGCTCTGCTTTTATTGAAATAGAATATGAGCAGGGCGGCAAGAAAACCAAGGCGGTTTTTTCCGGTGATTTGGGTCGCCCTGAGCAGCTTATCGTCGAGGACCCCAGCGGTGTTGATTGTGCGGATTATCTGTTCCTTGAATCGACGTATGGGAATCGTAATCACAAAGATGAAGCGGGAAGTCTGGAGGAATTGGCTGAAGCCATTGCCTACAGTTATAAAAATGGTGAAAAAGTTGTTATCCCGGCATTTGCCGTGGAACGGTCTCAGCAGATTATATACAGCCTGTTTTTATTGAAGAAACAGGGGAAGTTGCCAGACGATATGCCTGTATATCTTGATAGTCCGTTAGCTATCCGTGCAACGGAAATATTTCGTAAGCATCCGGAGTTTTTTGATAAGGAAACGCAGGAATTTCTTAAAAATGGTGAGAATCCTCTTGATTTGCCGAATTTGAAGTTTACCGAGAGTCGTGAACAGTCCCAAGCCATCAACGAGACTCGTGGACCGGCTGTTATTATTTCAGCCAGTGGAATGGCCAATGCCGGGCGCATAAAGCATCACTTACGGCATAATTTGTGGCGTCCCGGTGCCAGCGTCATTTTTGTGGGATGGCAGGGTGTGGGAACTCCAGGTCGAAAGATTGTGGGCGGAGCCAAGAATATTCGTATTTTTGGTGAAGAAATTGCCATCAATGCCAAGGTGTTTACCATCAATGGATTTTCCGGGCATGCTGGCCAGGATGAACTTATGAACTGGCTTGGTACCATGAAGGGTAAGCCTGTGAAGGTGATCCTTGTACATGGTGAAGCCGAAGTACAGAAAGAATTTGGTGCATTGATTACTGAAAGGTTCGGTTTCGAAGTGCATATTCCTGAATATATGGAAGAACTTGAATTGGAACCCGGTGTGGAGTTGCAACCTGTGGTGGATATGGATATTGCCAGACCCCGTGTGGATTGGGATTTCCTTCTTGCCGATTCCGAAAAGCTGTATGATGAACTTCGGGAGCGCGTGAAGAGTGTTGAAAATCGGCCATGGGTTGATCAATCCGAATTGCGTGACAGGTTACTTGATATTAATCGCAACATTGTTGCATTGGTTTCGGAAATGTAAGTATGCGTATAGTTGGTGGAAAATATAAAGGACGCAGGCTCAAGACCTGCGAGGGGCCGGGGTATAGACCGGCCACAATGAAAGTTCGTGAATCCATTTTTTCCATGCTGATGGCGCGGGGAGTGGATTTTGCGGACGTGCGTGTCATCGACATGTTTGCTGGTTCCGGTAGCCTTGGAATCGAATGTGTGAGTCGAGGTGCGACAACAGCTTGGTTTATTGAGAAAAGTTCAAAGGCCGCTGGGCTGATACGAAAGAACTTGTCTGATCTTGGCGTGGAAAAGAAGTGTGCTAAGGTGGTCAGCAAGGACCTTTTTGGCGTATTGTCCAAGTGGCCTGATACGCCTTTTGATCTGGTTTTCATTGACCCGCCCTATGGAAAGGACTTATTGGTCCCGGCTTTGGAGAAGGCGTTGAAAAAAGGGTGGATCGCACCCGGCGCATTAGTCCTGGCCGAAGTGGAGACAGCTATTTGTGCTCCAACCGACGGGCCTATTGCGGAAATGGAATTGTTAACTGATCGTGAATACGGTCAAACCAGGATACTTTTATGGCGAAATTGAACCATCGCACGGCTGTTTACCCCGGAACTTTTGATCCCCTTACCATGGGCCATGTCAGTTTAACTCGGCGTGGTCTTCAGGTCTTTGATACTGTGATCCTTGCCGTGGCAGAAAGTACGCCAAAGAAAACACTGTTTTCTGTTGAAGAACGTGTTGAATTGGCAAAAGAAGTT
This genomic window contains:
- a CDS encoding MBL fold metallo-hydrolase; translation: MKITFMGAARTVSGSCYILECGNKRFAVDCGLHQGNKEIEKRNWNFDQYDAKKLDFILITHAHIDHTGLLPALVSKGFTGPIYCTAPTRDLLEIMLLDSAYIQEMEAEWANRKRQRTGGLAVRPLYSIADAEKTIPLFATVEYSQTFEPAPGIKVTYMNAGHILGSAFIEIEYEQGGKKTKAVFSGDLGRPEQLIVEDPSGVDCADYLFLESTYGNRNHKDEAGSLEELAEAIAYSYKNGEKVVIPAFAVERSQQIIYSLFLLKKQGKLPDDMPVYLDSPLAIRATEIFRKHPEFFDKETQEFLKNGENPLDLPNLKFTESREQSQAINETRGPAVIISASGMANAGRIKHHLRHNLWRPGASVIFVGWQGVGTPGRKIVGGAKNIRIFGEEIAINAKVFTINGFSGHAGQDELMNWLGTMKGKPVKVILVHGEAEVQKEFGALITERFGFEVHIPEYMEELELEPGVELQPVVDMDIARPRVDWDFLLADSEKLYDELRERVKSVENRPWVDQSELRDRLLDINRNIVALVSEM
- the rsmD gene encoding 16S rRNA (guanine(966)-N(2))-methyltransferase RsmD, which encodes MRIVGGKYKGRRLKTCEGPGYRPATMKVRESIFSMLMARGVDFADVRVIDMFAGSGSLGIECVSRGATTAWFIEKSSKAAGLIRKNLSDLGVEKKCAKVVSKDLFGVLSKWPDTPFDLVFIDPPYGKDLLVPALEKALKKGWIAPGALVLAEVETAICAPTDGPIAEMELLTDREYGQTRILLWRN